One genomic segment of candidate division KSB1 bacterium includes these proteins:
- a CDS encoding HD domain-containing protein yields the protein MKQLNELLLGEHVTTFVVLRRKETRTKKNGDPYLALELSDATSHVAAVMWDNLESMTAEAGQIVKIAGVVEEYQGQRQVRIDKMRPARDDDKIDLTRLVPSAREDRGVMWERFQKLIESVAQPSLLALLRRVFTDEKITRLFCLVPAGKKWHHGYLGGLLEHTLNVATICDRLAKIYPQVDRDLLVTAALLHDVGKVLTYTPGPVFEYTDAGRLLGHIVMGVQLVGEKLAELSAFPAELAMKLQHLILSHQGTLAQASPVVPMIPEGFLLYFADEIDSKLNAIERIAQKERPAGSKWSEYVNLLERYLYLGEPSHS from the coding sequence ATGAAACAACTCAACGAGCTTCTGCTGGGCGAACACGTCACCACTTTTGTGGTGTTGCGCAGGAAGGAAACCCGCACCAAGAAGAACGGCGATCCTTATCTCGCGCTCGAGTTGAGCGATGCCACCAGCCACGTTGCCGCTGTGATGTGGGACAACCTCGAATCCATGACCGCGGAAGCCGGGCAGATTGTCAAGATCGCGGGCGTGGTGGAGGAATACCAGGGCCAGCGGCAAGTCCGCATCGACAAAATGCGCCCGGCGCGCGATGACGACAAGATTGATCTCACCAGGCTGGTGCCCTCTGCCAGGGAAGATCGCGGCGTGATGTGGGAGCGCTTTCAGAAGCTGATTGAAAGCGTCGCCCAGCCCTCCCTGCTCGCCCTGCTGCGCCGCGTGTTCACCGATGAGAAAATCACCCGGCTTTTCTGCCTGGTGCCCGCCGGCAAGAAATGGCATCACGGCTATCTCGGCGGCCTGCTGGAACACACCCTCAACGTCGCCACGATTTGTGATCGCCTCGCCAAAATTTACCCGCAGGTCGATCGCGATCTGCTCGTGACCGCAGCCTTGCTGCATGATGTCGGAAAGGTGCTGACCTACACCCCCGGCCCGGTTTTCGAGTACACCGATGCCGGCCGGCTGCTCGGCCATATTGTGATGGGCGTGCAACTGGTGGGCGAGAAATTGGCGGAGCTTTCCGCGTTTCCCGCTGAGCTGGCGATGAAACTGCAGCATCTCATTCTCAGCCATCAGGGCACGCTGGCGCAGGCTTCGCCGGTGGTGCCCATGATTCCCGAGGGTTTTCTGCTCTATTTCGCCGACGAGATCGATTCCAAGCTCAATGCCATCGAACGCATCGCGCAAAAGGAGCGGCCGGCCGGCAGCAAGTGGAGTGAATATGTCAATCTGCTCGAGCGCTATCTCTACCTGGGCGAGCCGTCGCACTCTTGA
- a CDS encoding SMC family ATPase, translating to MILQSLRLRNFRRFESLFLELPENVIGIIGRNGAGKSTLLEAIAWALYGSRAARTEKSLLRRQTASLAEPCEVELTFSLAGTDYRVVRSLRGAQQAVEAALYRAGMSEAVAVRENDVSREIERILGLDRKSFEASIFAKQKELAVLSNLRDEERRKLISRLLNLDAIDFARKRALQEANDKRNFVEGSRLSQEDLAALQQQLCEQQALRAQAEEHWHTLEQQERDWRQKREQAKAAFEAESLRRDRAVKLQNERHTLQREMALLQQQVQQMENERHEIMQAQQKLAELAPVREHWQRLQAEKETLEENRRRLATLHGKQQLVKNLTEQRQKLEHEIAGLQQELEALPRVLAAENNVRESVRQAEAAVRAQREAEQRLLAELAKIKGKGIEEKQKLQQVQTLGSDSPCPVCTRPLGEHFEPVVTRCQRTLARLREEYLKCEREKREVAAQVQEAELRLQALQQERERLGNERVRLAQVQTQLAGQLQRAGELQQQSEQAQQEIRQLGTPRVDETRAAALQAELSAAEKQVAEVTRLEAHVARLPALLARLSQAAARLAACRQQEEAARRSLEELQFHEDVYRHCKQAYDEASLKHSQAQKQAGEAHAAFARAAAQVENLEQRIALMKERLAVIAQVKQEVQLLEALQEHLKAFRVAMAGRLRPLIESRASEIMRMATNGRYSLLELDESYNLYLYDQNRRFELNRFSGGEQDLLNLCLRVAISQVIAQRSGRPALQFIVLDEIFGSQDEERKLLLLATLQHLSSYFRQIFLITHEQGIKENLPVVLEVEMEGETSVVRMK from the coding sequence ATGATTTTGCAATCGCTGCGCCTGCGCAACTTCCGCCGCTTCGAGAGCCTGTTTCTTGAACTTCCCGAGAATGTGATTGGCATCATCGGCCGCAATGGCGCGGGCAAATCCACCCTGCTGGAGGCCATTGCCTGGGCGTTGTATGGCTCGCGCGCGGCGCGCACGGAAAAATCCCTGCTGCGCCGGCAAACCGCCAGCCTCGCCGAGCCGTGCGAAGTTGAGCTGACTTTTTCCCTGGCCGGCACCGACTATCGCGTGGTGCGCTCGCTGCGCGGCGCCCAGCAGGCGGTGGAAGCCGCCCTCTATCGCGCCGGCATGAGCGAAGCGGTGGCGGTGCGCGAAAACGACGTCAGTCGCGAGATCGAGAGAATTCTCGGCCTGGACCGCAAATCGTTCGAGGCCTCCATTTTCGCCAAACAAAAGGAACTGGCGGTGCTGAGCAACCTGCGTGACGAGGAACGGCGCAAACTGATCAGCCGCCTGCTCAATCTCGATGCCATCGATTTCGCGCGCAAACGCGCCCTGCAGGAGGCCAACGACAAACGCAATTTTGTGGAGGGCAGCCGCCTCAGCCAGGAAGATCTCGCAGCATTGCAGCAGCAGTTGTGCGAGCAGCAAGCCCTTCGCGCCCAGGCGGAGGAACACTGGCACACGCTCGAACAGCAGGAGCGCGACTGGCGGCAAAAGCGGGAACAGGCCAAGGCGGCTTTCGAGGCCGAGTCGCTGCGACGTGATCGCGCTGTCAAATTGCAAAACGAACGACACACGCTGCAGCGGGAAATGGCACTGCTGCAACAACAAGTGCAGCAGATGGAAAACGAACGCCACGAGATCATGCAGGCGCAGCAAAAACTGGCGGAGCTGGCGCCGGTGCGCGAGCACTGGCAACGCCTGCAGGCGGAAAAGGAGACTTTGGAGGAAAACCGCCGCCGGCTCGCAACCCTGCATGGCAAGCAACAACTCGTCAAAAATCTCACCGAGCAGCGGCAAAAACTCGAACATGAGATTGCCGGCCTGCAACAGGAGCTGGAAGCCCTGCCCCGCGTGCTGGCCGCCGAAAACAATGTCAGGGAGAGCGTGCGACAGGCCGAGGCCGCCGTGCGTGCGCAGCGCGAGGCCGAACAAAGACTGCTGGCCGAACTCGCCAAAATCAAAGGCAAAGGGATCGAGGAGAAGCAAAAGCTGCAGCAAGTGCAGACGCTCGGCTCCGACAGTCCCTGCCCGGTCTGCACGCGTCCGCTCGGCGAGCATTTCGAGCCGGTGGTGACGCGCTGTCAGCGCACCCTCGCCAGACTGCGGGAGGAGTATCTCAAGTGCGAGCGCGAGAAGAGAGAGGTGGCTGCGCAGGTGCAGGAGGCCGAGCTGCGCTTGCAGGCCCTGCAACAGGAGCGCGAACGGCTGGGCAATGAACGCGTGCGACTGGCGCAGGTGCAGACGCAACTCGCCGGCCAGTTGCAGCGCGCAGGCGAGTTGCAACAGCAGAGCGAGCAGGCGCAGCAGGAGATCCGGCAGCTCGGCACGCCCCGGGTCGATGAGACGCGTGCGGCGGCGTTACAAGCGGAATTGTCTGCCGCGGAGAAGCAGGTGGCAGAAGTCACGCGGCTGGAGGCACATGTGGCACGGCTGCCGGCATTGCTGGCGCGGCTGTCGCAGGCCGCGGCACGGCTCGCCGCCTGCCGCCAGCAGGAGGAGGCCGCGCGACGCTCCCTGGAGGAACTGCAGTTCCATGAAGACGTGTACCGGCACTGCAAGCAGGCCTATGATGAAGCGAGCCTGAAACACTCCCAGGCGCAAAAGCAAGCCGGGGAAGCGCATGCCGCATTTGCCCGGGCCGCCGCCCAGGTGGAAAATCTCGAGCAGCGCATCGCGTTGATGAAGGAGCGCCTGGCCGTCATCGCGCAAGTGAAGCAGGAAGTGCAGTTGCTCGAGGCCCTGCAGGAACACCTCAAAGCCTTTCGCGTGGCGATGGCCGGCCGGCTGCGGCCTTTGATCGAAAGCCGTGCCTCCGAAATCATGCGCATGGCCACCAATGGCCGCTACTCCCTGCTCGAACTCGACGAATCCTACAACCTCTATCTCTACGATCAAAACCGCCGCTTCGAGCTCAATCGCTTCTCCGGCGGCGAACAGGATCTGTTGAATCTCTGCCTGCGGGTCGCGATCAGCCAGGTGATTGCGCAACGCTCGGGCCGTCCCGCCCTGCAATTCATCGTGCTCGATGAGATCTTCGGCTCGCAGGATGAAGAGCGCAAGCTGCTGTTGCTCGCAACCCTGCAGCATCTGAGCAGCTATTTTCGGCAAATTTTTCTCATCACCCATGAACAGGGCATCAAGGAAAACCTGCCGGTGGTGCTGGAGGTGGAGATGGAGGGTGAGACCAGCGTGGTGAGGATGAAATAA
- a CDS encoding DNA repair exonuclease codes for MRFIHFADTHLGFSDLARVDPQTGVNRREQDFYDAWWRVIDAILLHKPDFVLHAGDLFQSPRPNNRAIAVALAGLQQLQEANIPFVVVAGNHSTPRIRATGNIFEALRVLPMVHAVYQGAYEKIVLHSRDGKTSCAVHCIPHCSLSEALEQAYAALRWDDSATWNILLSHGAWRAAGKIDTRMGEFNEQMLEDPETRLNLRFDYIALGHYHRHLAINDHTFYSGSTERTSFNEAGYTSGYLVGDLTTREWRYHQIPARPMLRLPPVNARGKTREELMAEVARLSTADLTDAMVSLAIAELSRDLYLQLDFAAIERLFPQVFHLNRQITLAATGANGRGGEAAPALGSLREEFARYLQTHSDGSLPRAELERLGAQFLAEAEAQELEA; via the coding sequence ATGCGTTTCATTCACTTTGCCGACACCCATCTTGGTTTTTCCGATCTCGCCCGGGTCGATCCACAAACGGGGGTGAACCGCCGCGAGCAGGATTTCTATGACGCCTGGTGGCGGGTGATCGATGCCATTCTCCTGCACAAACCGGATTTTGTTTTGCACGCCGGGGATCTCTTTCAATCGCCGCGGCCGAACAACCGCGCCATCGCCGTGGCGCTGGCCGGCTTGCAGCAACTCCAGGAGGCCAACATTCCCTTCGTGGTGGTCGCCGGCAATCATTCCACCCCGCGCATTCGCGCCACCGGCAATATCTTCGAGGCGTTGCGTGTGCTGCCGATGGTGCATGCCGTCTACCAGGGCGCCTATGAGAAAATCGTGCTGCACAGCAGGGACGGCAAAACGAGCTGCGCGGTGCATTGCATTCCCCACTGCTCGCTGAGTGAGGCACTCGAGCAGGCCTATGCCGCGCTGCGCTGGGATGATTCGGCCACCTGGAACATTCTGCTCAGCCACGGCGCCTGGCGTGCCGCGGGCAAAATCGACACCCGCATGGGCGAATTCAACGAGCAGATGCTGGAAGATCCGGAGACCCGCCTCAACCTGCGATTTGATTACATCGCGCTCGGGCATTATCACCGCCATCTCGCCATCAACGATCACACCTTCTATTCCGGCTCGACCGAGCGCACCAGCTTCAATGAGGCGGGTTACACCTCCGGCTACCTGGTCGGTGATCTGACGACGCGAGAATGGCGCTATCATCAAATCCCGGCGCGGCCCATGCTGCGGCTGCCGCCGGTCAATGCCCGGGGCAAAACGCGCGAGGAGCTCATGGCGGAGGTGGCCCGGCTCAGCACAGCCGATCTCACCGATGCCATGGTCAGCCTCGCGATCGCAGAGCTCTCGCGTGATTTGTATCTGCAGCTCGATTTTGCCGCGATCGAGCGGTTGTTCCCGCAGGTTTTTCATCTCAACCGGCAGATCACCCTGGCCGCCACCGGCGCGAATGGGCGCGGCGGGGAGGCGGCGCCGGCGCTCGGCTCGCTGCGGGAGGAATTCGCGCGCTACCTGCAGACGCACAGCGATGGCAGTCTGCCGCGCGCCGAGCTGGAGCGGCTGGGCGCGCAGTTTCTTGCCGAAGCCGAAGCGCAGGAGTTGGAGGCATGA
- the ftcD gene encoding glutamate formimidoyltransferase, translating to MQKIVECVPNFSEGRDRNLIRKITDQVAAVRGVQLLDVDSGESTNRTVVTFIGEPAAVQEAAFRAVKAAAELIDMTQHHGEHPRMGATDVLPFVPVANVTMEECVEMARQVGRRIGGELGIPVYLYEHAATRPERRNLASIRAGEYEGLPQKLADPNWQPDFGPAQFNARSGATAVGAREFLIAYNINLNTTDRRYATDIAYELRERGRCKRTGNTSPFYYKGEQVYFTAGQFPCGNCDFVAASFEELAEHYRQKYGGDLYARYKALGMNPENLTGSPVYRDGLFSHVKAVGWVVEAYKRAQISINLTNFKITPAHAVLEAARTLAAQRGIIVTGSEIVGVVPFAAMFESGKFYLRRMHKSTGIPVRDVLETAVQSLGLRDVTEFDIDKKIIGIPPRDGRLVQQKITDFVDEVSRDTPAPGGGSIAALAGSLGAALAAMVANVSNGRGEFDGKYEEICELAEQAQRVKDDLLRAVDEDAAAFNVVLEAMRLPKDTPAQQEARAVALREAYKAAARVPLRTAELCREALQLCWRAARLGNKAVMSDAGVAALVAFAGLQGAIYNVRINLPNTRTPEFITAMNNTLDGLRQEGKALCEQVQVEVERSLA from the coding sequence ATGCAGAAAATCGTTGAGTGTGTACCGAATTTTTCCGAAGGCCGTGACCGCAATCTTATCAGGAAAATCACCGATCAAGTCGCGGCGGTGCGCGGTGTGCAATTGCTCGATGTCGATTCCGGCGAAAGTACCAATCGCACGGTGGTCACGTTCATTGGCGAGCCGGCGGCGGTGCAGGAGGCGGCGTTTCGCGCCGTCAAGGCGGCCGCCGAATTGATTGACATGACGCAGCATCACGGCGAGCACCCGCGCATGGGGGCGACCGACGTCCTGCCTTTCGTGCCGGTGGCAAATGTGACAATGGAAGAATGCGTCGAGATGGCGCGCCAGGTGGGCCGGCGCATCGGCGGGGAGCTGGGCATTCCGGTCTATCTGTATGAGCATGCTGCGACCCGGCCGGAGCGCAGAAACCTGGCCAGCATCCGTGCCGGTGAGTACGAAGGTTTGCCACAGAAGCTGGCGGATCCCAACTGGCAGCCGGATTTCGGACCGGCACAATTCAACGCCCGCAGCGGTGCGACGGCCGTGGGGGCGCGCGAGTTCCTGATCGCCTACAACATCAACCTGAACACCACCGACCGGCGCTATGCCACCGACATTGCCTATGAGCTGCGTGAGCGCGGCCGTTGCAAGCGCACCGGCAACACCTCGCCGTTCTACTACAAGGGCGAACAGGTTTACTTCACGGCGGGCCAATTCCCCTGCGGCAATTGTGATTTCGTGGCCGCCTCATTCGAGGAACTGGCGGAACATTACCGGCAGAAATACGGCGGCGATCTTTACGCGCGCTACAAAGCGCTGGGTATGAACCCGGAAAATCTGACGGGATCACCGGTTTACCGCGACGGTCTGTTTTCGCATGTGAAGGCGGTCGGCTGGGTGGTGGAGGCCTACAAACGCGCGCAGATTTCCATCAACCTCACCAACTTCAAGATCACGCCGGCGCATGCCGTGCTGGAGGCCGCACGCACGCTTGCGGCGCAACGCGGAATCATCGTCACCGGCTCGGAGATTGTGGGGGTGGTGCCGTTTGCGGCCATGTTCGAATCCGGCAAGTTTTATTTGCGGCGCATGCACAAGTCCACCGGCATTCCGGTGCGCGACGTCCTGGAGACGGCGGTGCAGTCGCTGGGGCTGCGTGACGTGACGGAGTTTGACATCGACAAAAAAATCATCGGCATTCCGCCACGCGACGGCCGGCTGGTGCAGCAGAAAATCACGGATTTTGTCGATGAAGTTTCGCGCGACACACCCGCGCCCGGCGGTGGCTCGATTGCCGCACTCGCCGGCAGCCTGGGTGCCGCGCTCGCAGCCATGGTGGCAAACGTGTCCAACGGCAGGGGTGAGTTTGATGGGAAGTACGAGGAGATTTGTGAGCTGGCGGAGCAGGCGCAGCGCGTGAAGGATGATTTGTTGCGCGCGGTTGACGAGGATGCCGCCGCCTTCAATGTTGTGCTCGAAGCCATGCGCCTGCCGAAGGACACGCCGGCGCAGCAGGAGGCACGCGCTGTTGCCCTGCGCGAGGCGTACAAAGCCGCGGCGCGCGTGCCCCTGCGCACCGCGGAGTTGTGCCGCGAGGCGCTGCAGCTTTGCTGGCGCGCCGCGCGCCTGGGCAACAAGGCCGTGATGAGTGACGCCGGCGTCGCCGCACTGGTGGCCTTCGCCGGCCTGCAGGGCGCGATCTACAACGTGCGCATCAATCTGCCCAACACCCGGACGCCAGAGTTCATCACCGCG
- a CDS encoding DUF4097 domain-containing protein, with protein MKTVFSKIMAAALCLLAAGVQAGEVRERFEKNCPLSPGGSFSLENTNGAIEIVAWDRNEVQIVAQKLAQARRQEDAQKLLAATEIIVRQEEYAVAVETRTPRVQDDDDTFWRWIFGEGNGSVTVTYQISLPRQIQIKIQSVNGQIEARAISGNIRLATTNGSIAIDDARGSISAKTTNGRLRIAMAQVEREATLDFETTNGSITVEFPGDCNASISARTTNGRVDCDFPLTRRSGLRRNELHGQIGEDGGRVNLRTTNGAITILKRS; from the coding sequence ATGAAAACCGTTTTCTCGAAAATTATGGCTGCCGCGCTTTGCCTGCTTGCCGCCGGCGTGCAGGCCGGGGAAGTGCGCGAACGTTTTGAAAAAAACTGCCCGCTCTCCCCCGGCGGCAGTTTCTCTCTGGAAAACACCAATGGCGCCATTGAGATTGTGGCATGGGATCGCAATGAAGTGCAGATCGTGGCGCAGAAATTGGCTCAGGCCCGCCGCCAGGAGGATGCCCAAAAGTTGCTGGCAGCCACCGAGATCATCGTGCGCCAGGAAGAGTATGCTGTCGCCGTCGAAACCCGCACGCCGCGTGTGCAGGACGATGACGACACCTTCTGGCGCTGGATTTTTGGCGAAGGCAACGGCAGCGTAACCGTCACCTACCAGATCTCGCTGCCGCGCCAAATCCAGATTAAAATCCAATCGGTCAACGGCCAAATCGAGGCGCGGGCGATCTCCGGCAACATCCGCCTGGCAACCACCAATGGCAGCATCGCAATCGACGATGCCCGGGGCAGCATCTCCGCTAAAACCACCAACGGCCGCCTCCGCATCGCCATGGCCCAAGTGGAGCGCGAGGCCACCCTGGACTTCGAAACCACCAACGGCAGCATCACCGTCGAGTTTCCCGGCGACTGCAACGCCAGCATCTCCGCCCGCACCACCAACGGCAGGGTGGATTGTGACTTCCCGCTCACGCGGCGCAGCGGCCTCCGGCGCAACGAGTTACATGGCCAAATCGGTGAAGACGGCGGCCGCGTCAACTTGCGCACCACCAACGGCGCGATCACGATTTTAAAAAGATCCTGA
- a CDS encoding cell wall-active antibiotics response protein translates to MHSPKIMTLVLAVCCGLGGAQAQEKDRPGRSFEDLDNSFRIDTGSTFRLRVEVDVGQVRVSRGRSEDQLRVRLAYDRDEYQHTLRYNEKRNTLDLMLDKQRWLGQHDSHNASELEVELPTGGELDLDFRIKAGEIEMQLGGLRLRDLSLETIAGEVNLDFDQPNQTTMTNLLLNTKIGESNFRRLGNARFRNAAIDGGIGELTIDFSGELLKEAVAEVDLDIGETTIILPRKAGTRLAVSSFMFLSHFRLPDFLRKEGRYYYSENYDDASQTFQLRISAGVGECRIERE, encoded by the coding sequence ATGCACAGTCCTAAAATCATGACGCTGGTGCTCGCGGTCTGCTGCGGTTTGGGAGGGGCGCAGGCCCAGGAGAAAGACCGGCCGGGTCGCAGCTTCGAGGATCTCGACAACAGTTTCCGCATCGATACCGGCTCGACCTTCCGGCTGCGGGTCGAAGTGGACGTTGGCCAGGTGCGTGTGTCACGCGGCAGGAGCGAAGACCAACTGCGCGTGCGGCTGGCTTATGATCGCGACGAATACCAGCACACGCTGCGCTACAACGAAAAGCGCAACACCCTCGATCTCATGCTCGACAAGCAACGCTGGCTAGGTCAGCACGACAGCCATAACGCCAGCGAGCTCGAGGTGGAGCTGCCCACCGGCGGCGAGCTGGATTTGGATTTCAGAATCAAAGCCGGCGAGATCGAAATGCAGCTTGGCGGCCTGCGCCTGCGCGACCTTTCCCTGGAAACCATTGCCGGCGAGGTCAACCTCGATTTCGACCAGCCCAATCAAACCACCATGACCAACCTCCTGCTCAACACCAAAATTGGGGAATCCAATTTCCGGCGGCTGGGCAACGCGCGCTTTCGCAATGCCGCCATCGACGGCGGCATCGGCGAACTGACCATCGATTTCAGCGGCGAACTGCTCAAGGAAGCGGTGGCCGAGGTCGATCTCGACATCGGCGAGACCACGATCATTCTGCCGCGCAAGGCCGGCACCCGGCTGGCGGTTTCGAGCTTCATGTTCCTGTCCCATTTCAGGCTGCCCGACTTTCTGCGCAAAGAGGGCCGCTACTATTATTCCGAAAATTACGACGACGCCAGCCAGACTTTTCAGTTGCGCATCAGTGCCGGCGTGGGTGAATGCCGCATCGAACGCGAATAA
- a CDS encoding Lrp/AsnC family transcriptional regulator, which translates to MSSEKLDEIDVTILKILQAHGRTKRNELADKVKLSIPAVSERLRKLEERRIIRGYHAVVDAPKVGLGLTAFIFLTTESSIYYPQIINHAQLEEEILECHAITGDGSHILKVKTQSTATLERLLSRIQSWPGVKNTRTSVVLSSPKEDTAVTLAHLEPANR; encoded by the coding sequence ATGTCATCCGAAAAACTCGATGAGATCGATGTCACCATTCTCAAAATCCTGCAGGCGCACGGCCGCACCAAACGCAACGAGCTGGCGGACAAGGTGAAGCTTTCCATTCCTGCAGTGAGTGAACGGTTGCGCAAGCTGGAGGAAAGGCGCATTATTCGCGGCTATCATGCCGTGGTCGATGCCCCAAAAGTCGGCCTGGGCCTGACCGCGTTCATTTTTTTGACGACGGAATCATCGATCTACTATCCCCAGATCATCAACCATGCGCAACTGGAGGAGGAAATCCTCGAGTGCCATGCCATCACCGGCGATGGTTCGCATATTTTGAAGGTCAAGACACAATCGACCGCGACGCTCGAGCGGTTGCTCTCGCGCATTCAATCCTGGCCGGGTGTGAAAAACACCCGCACGAGTGTCGTGCTTTCCAGCCCCAAGGAGGACACGGCGGTCACCCTTGCCCACCTTGAACCCGCCAACCGCTAG
- a CDS encoding nucleotidyltransferase family protein yields the protein MKAMILAAGLGTRLRPLTDTRPKALVEIHHLPLLEIVIRRLLAAGVDGIIINTHHFAEQIAGFLQAHGNFGVRLALSHEPELLDTGGGLRQAGHFFDDGQPFFLHNVDIVSNIDLRAMYARHCASASLATLAVKQRPTSRYFLFDEAGQLCGWRSTPSGRHELTRQPQGGLQELAFDGIHVISPALLSRMTETGAFSIVQTYLRLAGEGESIRAFRTEGYFWRDVGKLAQLEALAQLPLAEVLGPLGLVENSRTPHRT from the coding sequence ATGAAAGCCATGATTCTGGCCGCCGGTCTGGGCACCCGGCTGCGCCCGCTCACCGACACCCGGCCGAAGGCCCTCGTCGAGATCCACCATCTGCCGCTGCTCGAAATCGTGATTCGCCGGCTGCTGGCGGCGGGGGTGGACGGGATCATCATCAACACCCATCATTTCGCGGAGCAGATCGCCGGCTTTCTGCAGGCGCACGGCAATTTTGGCGTGCGCCTCGCGCTCTCCCACGAGCCGGAGTTGCTCGACACCGGCGGGGGCCTGCGCCAGGCCGGGCACTTCTTCGACGACGGCCAGCCCTTCTTCCTGCACAATGTCGATATTGTCAGCAACATCGATCTGCGGGCGATGTATGCCCGCCACTGCGCCAGTGCCAGCCTGGCCACGCTCGCAGTCAAACAGCGCCCCACCTCGCGCTATTTCCTGTTCGATGAGGCCGGCCAGCTTTGCGGCTGGCGCTCCACGCCATCCGGCCGGCACGAGCTGACGCGCCAGCCGCAGGGCGGGTTGCAGGAGCTGGCCTTTGACGGCATTCATGTCATCTCGCCGGCCCTGCTCTCCCGCATGACGGAGACCGGCGCGTTTTCCATTGTGCAAACTTATTTGCGGCTGGCGGGCGAGGGGGAAAGCATCCGGGCCTTTCGCACGGAGGGATATTTTTGGCGGGATGTGGGCAAGCTCGCGCAACTGGAGGCGCTGGCACAGTTGCCACTTGCAGAGGTTCTCGGACCGCTGGGATTGGTGGAGAATTCACGCACGCCGCACCGGACGTGA